In one window of Syngnathus scovelli strain Florida chromosome 22, RoL_Ssco_1.2, whole genome shotgun sequence DNA:
- the dcp1b gene encoding mRNA-decapping enzyme 1B isoform X2 has product MTATCADSGGGLTAKGLDISLAALQRHDPYINNIVDVASQVALYTYNNRTNEWEKTEVEGTLFIYTRLASPTHGFTIMNRLSMENLTEPITKDLDFQLQDPFLLYRNARLVIHGIWFYDKADCQRIAMRMKILTQQKQVVVQGGWLPPSGSAGGVQDEEQVVDIIQMLTKAHSQYDKEKSTCEPKEIGGSGVLFGKPNLIKPIPVKPTTPDNNASESKSLSLATLFGSQPQRSPKLDSASPSAAPVTTKASRPPVARTLTYETSAAKEVTREENALSHHPHQHCPAILKLMQGQREAPSGVLQTLSESPENRLCDNGVPLDRHQHQHVCHHQMHHHHQPDPIKRLFQNAAAPCCAAPCSHAGGPPHIPGALSPHELVHKLQLVQQQQSQAPPEAPRLGPTLAPRFQGPSSMATAAPKFQGPSPQRIPATVAPTLLLSPSVFSQVKSDVASPAAATAQDPYPSASSSYTPQKETRVLSRNQLQAVLLHLIQTDNSFLDTIYEAYVGNFC; this is encoded by the exons ATGACAGCGACTTGCGCAGACAGCGGCGGAGGTCTAACCGCTAAAGGACTGGACATCAGCCTGGCCGCTTTGCAAAGACACGATCCCTACATTAACAACATCGTGGACGTGGCCAGCCAGGTGGCCCTGTACACGTACAACAACAGAACCAATGAGTGG gAAAAGACTGAAGTGGAAGGCACTCTGTTCATCTACACGAG gctGGCCTCGCCCACACATGGCTTCACCATCATGAACAGACTCAGCATGGAGAACCTGACGGAGCCCATCACCAAAGACCTGGACTTCCAGCTGCAGGACCCCTTCCTGCTCTACCGCAACGCACGGC TGGTCATCCATGGCATTTGGTTCTACGACAAGGCTGACTGCCAGCGCATCGCCATGAGGATGAAAAT actgACCCAGCAGAAGCAAGTGGTGGTGCAAGGTGGTTGGCTGCCCCCTAGTGGAAGTGCAGGTGGTGTGCAGGATGAAGAGCAGGTGGTGGACATCATCCAGATGCTGACTAAAGCTCACAGCCAGTATGACAAG GAGAAATCGACTTGCGAGCCAAAGGAAATTGGCGGCAGCGGTGTTCTGTTCGGGAAGCCCAACCTCATCAAACCCATCCCCGTCAAGCCAACCACTCCG GACAACAATGCGAGCGAGTCCAAGTCGCTCTCTCTGGCTACCTTATTTGGCTCTCAGCCTCAACGCTCTCCCAAACTTGACTCCGCCTCTCCATCCGCCGCACCGGTAACCACAAAAGCCTCTCGCCCTCCCGTCGCACGCACCCTCACCTATGAAACTTCGGCGGCCAAGGAAGTCACCCGGGAGGAAAACGCCCTGTCCCATCATCCCCATCAGCACTGCCCGGCCATTTTGAAGCTCATGCAGGGGCAGAGGGAAGCTCCCAGCGGGGTCCTTCAGACGCTGTCTGAGTCGCCCGAAAACCGGCTGTGCGACAACGGCGTTCCGCTGGATCGCCATCAGCACCAGCACGTTTGCCACCATCAGATGCACCATCACCACCAACCCGATCCAATCAAGAGACTCTTCCAAAACGCCGCTGCCCCTTGTTGTGCAGCGCCGTGTTCGCATGCAG GTGGTCCTCCACACATCCCGGGTGCACTTTCCCCCCACGAGCTGGTCCACAAGTTACAGCTGGTCCAGCAGCAGCAAAGCCAGGCCCCGCCGGAAGCGCCGCGCCTCGGCCCCACGCTGGCCCCTCGCTTCCAGGGGCCATCCAGCATGGCCACGGCGGCCCCGAAGT TTCAGGGGCCTTCTCCGCAGAGAATCCCAGCCACCGTGGCCCCGACGTTGCTCCTCTCCCCCAGCGTCTTCTCTCAGGTGAAATCGGATGTGGCGTCACCAGCCGCTGCCACCGCACAAGACCCCTACCCATCCGCCTCCTCCAGTTACACGCCTCAGAAGGAAACCAGAGTTCTGTCTAGAAACCAGCTCCAGGCAGTCTTATTGCACCTGATCCAG ACTGACAACTCCTTCCTGGACACCATCTACGAGGCCTACGTTGGGAATTTTTGCTAA
- the cpsf6 gene encoding cleavage and polyadenylation specificity factor subunit 6 isoform X1, with protein sequence MADGVDHIDIYADVEEEFSQEADYPVHEQIDLYDDVISPSANNGDAPEDRDYLDALPTQGGSDGGKSAPPNVVYTYSGKRIALYIGNLTWWTTDEDLTEAIRSIGITDVLEIKFFENRSNGQSKGFALVCVGSDGSSRKLTELLSKRELHGQNPIVAPCNKQSLSQFEMQSRKSKHSNQSGQMSGEGKAGPPGGGRAGFPMGSRGSRGRFPGPPGGPALDRFPGSVGPGGPPPHFPGAALRPDLIRHQDGHLDIAFNPGSWRDRGGLPGPPRPPPGPPGPPGPPPGQGLPLPLGPPNRGDRPPPPVLFPGQFGQPPLGPLPPGPPPPGYGPPPGPPPPQQGPPPPGPFPPRPPGPIGPPLALAPPPHLGGPPPGGPPPAPHVNPAFFPPPGGNNMPPNDSRGPPGPNDPYGRPPPYERGDYGPGGRDMESSRTPLSEAEFEEIMNRNRAISSSAISRAVSDASAADYGSAIETLVTAISLIKQSKVSADDRCKVLISSLQDCLHGIESKSYGSTRRERSRERDHSRSREKSRRHKSRSRERHEDYYRERSRERDRHRERDRDRDREREREREYRHR encoded by the exons ATGGCGGACGGTGTGGATCACATCGATATCTACGCCGACGTAGAGGAGGAGTTCAGCCAG GAAGCAGACTACCCTGTTCATGAACAGATTGACCTGTACGACGATGTGATCTCCCCGTCGGCCAATAATGGCGACGCGCCAGAGGACCGCGACTACTTGGATGCACTGCCTACGCAGGGGGGCTCCGATGGAGGCAAATCCGCCCCGCCCAATGTGGTGTACACCTATTCGGGGAAAAGGATCGCACTGTACATCGGAAACCTCACATGG tggacAACAGATGAGGACCTCACAGAAGCAATCCGATCAATAGGGATCACAGATGTGTTGGAAATCAAGTTCTTTGAAAACAGATCCAATGGGCAATCCAAAGG GTTTGCTCTTGTATGCGTGGGCTCCGATGGCTCATCCAGGAAGCTAACGGAGCTTTTGTCCAAAAGAGAGTTGCACGGTCAGAATCCCATTGTGGCGCCGTGCAACAAGCAGTCTCTCAGCCAGTTTGAGATGCAGTCCCGTAAAAGTAAGCACA GTAACCAGTCAGGCCAGATGTCAGGTGAAGGGAAAGCTGGTCCGCCTGGCGGAGGCCGCGCCGGCTTTCCTATGGGCAGTCGAGGAAGTCGAGGCAGGTTTCCTGGACCCCCCGGCGGCCCTGCATTAGACCGTTTCCCCGGCTCTGTCGGGCCCGGTGGGCCGCCGCCGCACTTCCCTG GCGCCGCACTGAGACCTGATCTGATTAGGCACCAAGATGGCCACCTGGATATTGCTTTCAATCCCGGGAGTTGGCGTGACAGAG GTGGGCTGCCAGGGCCCCCACGTCCTCCTCCCGGTCCCCCTGGCCCACCAGGACCACCTCCGGGTCAGGGCCTACCCCTTCCTCTTGGTCCTCCAAATCGTGGGGACAGGCCACCTCCCCCCGTTCTCTTCCCAGGCCAGTTTGGCCAGCCACCTTTAGGACCCCTACCTCCAGGCCCACCACCCCCTGGTTACGGCCCACCTCCTggaccgccgccgccccagcaaggccccccgccaccgggacCCTTCCCGCCGCGTCCCCCCGGCCCAATCGGACCCCCCTTGGCTTTGGCTCCACCTCCTCACTTGGGAGGCCCTCCACCTGGCGGTCCGCCGCCCGCTCCCCATGTCAATCCCGCTTTCTTCCCCCCGCCTGGTGGCAACAACATGCCCCCCAATGACAGCAGGGGCCCCCCTGGACCAAATGATCCATATGGACGCCCACCACCATATGAGAGAGGAGACTACGGTCCTGGAGGCCG GGACATGGAGTCATCTCGGACCCCTCTGAGTGAGGCCGAGTTTGAAGAGATCATGAACAGAAACCGGGCTATCTCCTCCAGCGCCATTTCCAGAGCAGTGTCTGACGCCAGTGCAG CGGACTACGGCAGCGCCATCGAGACGTTGGTCACTGCCATCAGTCTGATTAAGCAGTCCAAAGTGTCGGCCGACGACCGCTGCAAGGTCCTCATAAGCTCCCTCCAGGATTGCCTCCACGGAATCGAGTCCAAAAGTTACGGCTCCACCAG GCGTGAGCGTTCCAGAGAGCGAGACCACAGCCGCTCGAGGGAAAAAAGCAGACGCCACAAGTCTCGCAGTCGCGAGCGCCACGAGGACTACTACCGCGAACGCAGCCGCGAGCGGGACCGCCACCGCGAGAGGGATCGCGACCGGGATcgtgagagggagagggagcggGAATATCGACACCGCTAA
- the dcp1b gene encoding mRNA-decapping enzyme 1B isoform X1 yields the protein MTATCADSGGGLTAKGLDISLAALQRHDPYINNIVDVASQVALYTYNNRTNEWEKTEVEGTLFIYTRLASPTHGFTIMNRLSMENLTEPITKDLDFQLQDPFLLYRNARLVIHGIWFYDKADCQRIAMRMKILTQQKQVVVQGGWLPPSGSAGGVQDEEQVVDIIQMLTKAHSQYDKEKSTCEPKEIGGSGVLFGKPNLIKPIPVKPTTPDNNASESKSLSLATLFGSQPQRSPKLDSASPSAAPVTTKASRPPVARTLTYETSAAKEVTREENALSHHPHQHCPAILKLMQGQREAPSGVLQTLSESPENRLCDNGVPLDRHQHQHVCHHQMHHHHQPDPIKRLFQNAAAPCCAAPCSHAGGPPHIPGALSPHELVHKLQLVQQQQSQAPPEAPRLGPTLAPRFQGPSSMATAAPKLQFQGPSPQRIPATVAPTLLLSPSVFSQVKSDVASPAAATAQDPYPSASSSYTPQKETRVLSRNQLQAVLLHLIQTDNSFLDTIYEAYVGNFC from the exons ATGACAGCGACTTGCGCAGACAGCGGCGGAGGTCTAACCGCTAAAGGACTGGACATCAGCCTGGCCGCTTTGCAAAGACACGATCCCTACATTAACAACATCGTGGACGTGGCCAGCCAGGTGGCCCTGTACACGTACAACAACAGAACCAATGAGTGG gAAAAGACTGAAGTGGAAGGCACTCTGTTCATCTACACGAG gctGGCCTCGCCCACACATGGCTTCACCATCATGAACAGACTCAGCATGGAGAACCTGACGGAGCCCATCACCAAAGACCTGGACTTCCAGCTGCAGGACCCCTTCCTGCTCTACCGCAACGCACGGC TGGTCATCCATGGCATTTGGTTCTACGACAAGGCTGACTGCCAGCGCATCGCCATGAGGATGAAAAT actgACCCAGCAGAAGCAAGTGGTGGTGCAAGGTGGTTGGCTGCCCCCTAGTGGAAGTGCAGGTGGTGTGCAGGATGAAGAGCAGGTGGTGGACATCATCCAGATGCTGACTAAAGCTCACAGCCAGTATGACAAG GAGAAATCGACTTGCGAGCCAAAGGAAATTGGCGGCAGCGGTGTTCTGTTCGGGAAGCCCAACCTCATCAAACCCATCCCCGTCAAGCCAACCACTCCG GACAACAATGCGAGCGAGTCCAAGTCGCTCTCTCTGGCTACCTTATTTGGCTCTCAGCCTCAACGCTCTCCCAAACTTGACTCCGCCTCTCCATCCGCCGCACCGGTAACCACAAAAGCCTCTCGCCCTCCCGTCGCACGCACCCTCACCTATGAAACTTCGGCGGCCAAGGAAGTCACCCGGGAGGAAAACGCCCTGTCCCATCATCCCCATCAGCACTGCCCGGCCATTTTGAAGCTCATGCAGGGGCAGAGGGAAGCTCCCAGCGGGGTCCTTCAGACGCTGTCTGAGTCGCCCGAAAACCGGCTGTGCGACAACGGCGTTCCGCTGGATCGCCATCAGCACCAGCACGTTTGCCACCATCAGATGCACCATCACCACCAACCCGATCCAATCAAGAGACTCTTCCAAAACGCCGCTGCCCCTTGTTGTGCAGCGCCGTGTTCGCATGCAG GTGGTCCTCCACACATCCCGGGTGCACTTTCCCCCCACGAGCTGGTCCACAAGTTACAGCTGGTCCAGCAGCAGCAAAGCCAGGCCCCGCCGGAAGCGCCGCGCCTCGGCCCCACGCTGGCCCCTCGCTTCCAGGGGCCATCCAGCATGGCCACGGCGGCCCCGAAGTTGCAGTTTCAG GGGCCTTCTCCGCAGAGAATCCCAGCCACCGTGGCCCCGACGTTGCTCCTCTCCCCCAGCGTCTTCTCTCAGGTGAAATCGGATGTGGCGTCACCAGCCGCTGCCACCGCACAAGACCCCTACCCATCCGCCTCCTCCAGTTACACGCCTCAGAAGGAAACCAGAGTTCTGTCTAGAAACCAGCTCCAGGCAGTCTTATTGCACCTGATCCAG ACTGACAACTCCTTCCTGGACACCATCTACGAGGCCTACGTTGGGAATTTTTGCTAA
- the yeats4 gene encoding YEATS domain-containing protein 4 — protein sequence MFKKMTEFGPDSGGRVKGVTIVKPIVFGNVARYFGKKREEDGHTHQWSVYVKPYRNEDMSAYVKKIQFKLHESYGNPLRVVTKPPYEITETGWGEFEITIKIVFIDPNERSVTLYHLLKLFQSDSSAMPKKTVVSEFYDEMIFQDPTAMMQQLLTTSRQLTLGAYKHETEFSELEQRTKEKMEAAKKRTSQEITELKDKLKASRENINHLKMEIRKLEEDGDHKEH from the exons ATGTTTAAAAAGATGACAGAATTCGGTCCAGATTCCGGTGGGCGGGTTAAG GGAGTTACTATCGTGAAACCTATTGTGTTTGGGAACGTCGCTCGCTACTTTGGGAAGAAACGAGAGGAAGATGGACACACTCATCAGTGGTCCGTCTATGTCAAACCATACAGAAATGAG GATATGTCAGCCTATGTGAAGAAGATCCAATTTAAGTTGCATGAGAGCTATGGTAACCCCCTTCGAG TGGTGACCAAGCCCCCCTACGAGATCACAGAGACGGGCTGGGGGGAGTTTGAGATTACCATCAAAATTGTATTCATTGACCCCAACGAGAGATCT gtGACGCTTTACCATCTGTTGAAGCTTTTCCAGTCTGACTCCAGCGCCATGCCCAAGAAAACAGTCGTGTCAGAATTTTACGATGAAATG ATCTTTCAGGATCCAACTGCCATGATGCAGCAGCTCCTGACCACATCAAGGCAACTCACACTGGGTGCTTACAAGCACGAGACAGAGT TCAGCGAGCTGGAGCAGAGGACCAAGGAGAAAATGGAGGCGGCTAAGAAGAGAACCAGTCAGGAGATCACGGAGCTGAAAGACAAGTTGAAGGCCAGCAGGGAGAACATCAACCATCTCAAGATGgagatcaggaaactggaggaagaCGGAGACCACAAGGAGCACTGA
- the cpsf6 gene encoding cleavage and polyadenylation specificity factor subunit 6 isoform X2, translating into MADGVDHIDIYADVEEEFSQEADYPVHEQIDLYDDVISPSANNGDAPEDRDYLDALPTQGGSDGGKSAPPNVVYTYSGKRIALYIGNLTWWTTDEDLTEAIRSIGITDVLEIKFFENRSNGQSKGFALVCVGSDGSSRKLTELLSKRELHGQNPIVAPCNKQSLSQFEMQSRKSNQSGQMSGEGKAGPPGGGRAGFPMGSRGSRGRFPGPPGGPALDRFPGSVGPGGPPPHFPGAALRPDLIRHQDGHLDIAFNPGSWRDRGGLPGPPRPPPGPPGPPGPPPGQGLPLPLGPPNRGDRPPPPVLFPGQFGQPPLGPLPPGPPPPGYGPPPGPPPPQQGPPPPGPFPPRPPGPIGPPLALAPPPHLGGPPPGGPPPAPHVNPAFFPPPGGNNMPPNDSRGPPGPNDPYGRPPPYERGDYGPGGRDMESSRTPLSEAEFEEIMNRNRAISSSAISRAVSDASAADYGSAIETLVTAISLIKQSKVSADDRCKVLISSLQDCLHGIESKSYGSTRRERSRERDHSRSREKSRRHKSRSRERHEDYYRERSRERDRHRERDRDRDREREREREYRHR; encoded by the exons ATGGCGGACGGTGTGGATCACATCGATATCTACGCCGACGTAGAGGAGGAGTTCAGCCAG GAAGCAGACTACCCTGTTCATGAACAGATTGACCTGTACGACGATGTGATCTCCCCGTCGGCCAATAATGGCGACGCGCCAGAGGACCGCGACTACTTGGATGCACTGCCTACGCAGGGGGGCTCCGATGGAGGCAAATCCGCCCCGCCCAATGTGGTGTACACCTATTCGGGGAAAAGGATCGCACTGTACATCGGAAACCTCACATGG tggacAACAGATGAGGACCTCACAGAAGCAATCCGATCAATAGGGATCACAGATGTGTTGGAAATCAAGTTCTTTGAAAACAGATCCAATGGGCAATCCAAAGG GTTTGCTCTTGTATGCGTGGGCTCCGATGGCTCATCCAGGAAGCTAACGGAGCTTTTGTCCAAAAGAGAGTTGCACGGTCAGAATCCCATTGTGGCGCCGTGCAACAAGCAGTCTCTCAGCCAGTTTGAGATGCAGTCCCGTAAAA GTAACCAGTCAGGCCAGATGTCAGGTGAAGGGAAAGCTGGTCCGCCTGGCGGAGGCCGCGCCGGCTTTCCTATGGGCAGTCGAGGAAGTCGAGGCAGGTTTCCTGGACCCCCCGGCGGCCCTGCATTAGACCGTTTCCCCGGCTCTGTCGGGCCCGGTGGGCCGCCGCCGCACTTCCCTG GCGCCGCACTGAGACCTGATCTGATTAGGCACCAAGATGGCCACCTGGATATTGCTTTCAATCCCGGGAGTTGGCGTGACAGAG GTGGGCTGCCAGGGCCCCCACGTCCTCCTCCCGGTCCCCCTGGCCCACCAGGACCACCTCCGGGTCAGGGCCTACCCCTTCCTCTTGGTCCTCCAAATCGTGGGGACAGGCCACCTCCCCCCGTTCTCTTCCCAGGCCAGTTTGGCCAGCCACCTTTAGGACCCCTACCTCCAGGCCCACCACCCCCTGGTTACGGCCCACCTCCTggaccgccgccgccccagcaaggccccccgccaccgggacCCTTCCCGCCGCGTCCCCCCGGCCCAATCGGACCCCCCTTGGCTTTGGCTCCACCTCCTCACTTGGGAGGCCCTCCACCTGGCGGTCCGCCGCCCGCTCCCCATGTCAATCCCGCTTTCTTCCCCCCGCCTGGTGGCAACAACATGCCCCCCAATGACAGCAGGGGCCCCCCTGGACCAAATGATCCATATGGACGCCCACCACCATATGAGAGAGGAGACTACGGTCCTGGAGGCCG GGACATGGAGTCATCTCGGACCCCTCTGAGTGAGGCCGAGTTTGAAGAGATCATGAACAGAAACCGGGCTATCTCCTCCAGCGCCATTTCCAGAGCAGTGTCTGACGCCAGTGCAG CGGACTACGGCAGCGCCATCGAGACGTTGGTCACTGCCATCAGTCTGATTAAGCAGTCCAAAGTGTCGGCCGACGACCGCTGCAAGGTCCTCATAAGCTCCCTCCAGGATTGCCTCCACGGAATCGAGTCCAAAAGTTACGGCTCCACCAG GCGTGAGCGTTCCAGAGAGCGAGACCACAGCCGCTCGAGGGAAAAAAGCAGACGCCACAAGTCTCGCAGTCGCGAGCGCCACGAGGACTACTACCGCGAACGCAGCCGCGAGCGGGACCGCCACCGCGAGAGGGATCGCGACCGGGATcgtgagagggagagggagcggGAATATCGACACCGCTAA